TTTTGCTCAccaccaaacaaaagaaatctCGTTCTACTCCCTTGGCCGACTAACCACAAAGAAAATGACATCTTTAATCAttgccttttcatttttcattcaatttcttcattcattcTATTCCGTTGTGCCAAACTGAATCTAAAGTGATTTGCAAGAACACAATAATTAAAGTAAATTACAATCGGTTCCTAAAGTTAAAATGTGGTGAATtaattatcaaatattaaagACGGCGTACTTTTTTAAACGTCTGGGGTACATTTGTTTATACAAAGAATCAATTATTTGACacatattttcttaaaaatgattatttatcctatttataaaaatgttaatcatcaataataatttatgtctaaacaatTTGATGGAGAGCCAAAAAATTTCGTCggttaattttggaaaaatttcaaataaaaatttgaaatgttctcgttttctcaaataatggctTGAAATAGTCATATTAGTTTCAAAAGTGGCTTGAAGTGGTTATGACTGTTTCAAATAGAGGCCTAGTTTGTCGACAAAAATTTTTAGGAGTACTTTCatccaaatacaaattaaatttaaatttaattagattaaaaaaattaaaaaaacaaaggcaAGAGGGACACCTTCGCCTGTGGCCACTACCCCATCGCCAGTGGAGTAACGTCAATAGTCGACAAGGTCGCCAATGCCTAGGCAAGGACCAACAACCCTCTTTGGAGATGAGATAAGATGACAACATACGAAGGCGGGCAATCTTTGCCCAATGCCCTCCACCCATGTCAAGGGGCGCTAGGCAATGGCTGCCCGCCCTACACAAGGGCAAGCAACCCTTACCCAGATCTAGGAGAGGGCCGCCGCCCTCTCTCATCTTTGGCAAGGGCCTACTGGCCTTCGCGCAAGCGTCGACAACCCCACCAACCATCGCAACTGCCCCATTAGTGATGGGACAGCAGTCATAGATGGGAGAGAGCCCTTCCTCCTAAGTgtgtttcttttctaatttagaaaagaaagaaagaaagaaagaaattaaatagaCGAAATTACCCTTCACAAAATAATAAGATTAGGCCCTTTGAGCCAAGAAAATAAGAGTACTTCAGGCATTTATTCGAAATCATATCctgtccttatttgagaaaatgagtacttcaaattcttatttagaattttcccgtCGATTTTTGTAAACgatgaaattgattattttctttaaaatattttaaattgttatttttttcgtgaaattaGTGTGCTTATTTACATAATTTACTTCTCGAAGAAAAAGTGGGAGGGGGAAAGTGAGAAGGATTTTGAACGTGCTTTAGGGGCGCCCTTCTTCCAGTTTTCCCTCTCCAGTCcacatcgtcttcttcttcgatcTTCCCTCTTCTCTGGCACGAACCCAAGCTCGAAGCTCTCGCCCATCGAGTGGAAGCGAAGGCGGGGGAAAGGGATGGGGGATTCCTCTCGGAGCATCGATCTGGAGAAGCTCGTCTCCTACAGCGACGACCTCGCCCAGGTCCTCAGGGACGACAAGGACGTCGCCGCCCTCGCCCAGTGCCTCCGCCACTCCGACGCCCTCCGCTACTCCTACgacgccgacctcgccggactTCGGTCCTCGATCCTGGGTCAGGAATCTTTTCCCCTTTTCGCGGCTACCTTTTTGCTTAGGCGTTGCGATTTGGTGGTGGGTTGGTGGGTTCGGGTCGGAGATGCCGCGAGTCTGCGTTTCTGGGGAGGCCTCGACTCGTGATTGCGTTTGATGGGTGCGACCGTTTCTTGTCGATGGCTTGATTTGAGCTGAAAAGGattcaatttgaagtttttgatgaGTTCCCAGTTCTTGTCTGAATTTGATTGACATGGTGTCGTTTGAACTGTGGTTGCTGTTCTGTTGTGGGTTTTCCGAGtatctttcaaaaatttcttcGTTTATCGAGAAGGATGACAGGATAGAAGTGCAGGTAGTTCAGGGGTCAGGGCCTTTTGAAATGCTATCTTGTGTGCGATTGATATATCTGGCCAAGTTTGCTTATGGGTTATTTGATAACGAAATGAAGATGCAGGCAATTTGTTTTGGCACATCCTTTTACTCTGTTTATCCACAGTACTTCTCTTCCCTACTAATTCTTTAGAATCTTCTATTACTGATGAAGAGATACCCAATTGTCTGTCTTTACCATCACAACGTGTAATGCAGTGTGTATAGTTCTGCTACAGTTTTCATTGCTCATATTCTTGGAGTCCCTATACTAAATATGGACATCCTAATACTAGGATGTTAGCCGTCCAATTTGTGCAACCCACAAGTTAAGTTATATACATGTAAGTTCTGAGTTTGATTTTGTCTTGCACGAGTAATTGCAGACCGGACACCAAACTGCTTAGAGATATTGGTACCCATGTTAAATTAGTTAAAGGATGCTTTATCTTGTCTGATATAAGGCTAAATGGGTTTCTTATTTCATGAGGTCATGAGATCTGATATGGAGACTCCTCAGGAACGTAAAGCCATTTTGCAGATGTGCTCGATCGATCTGTTTATCATGATGTTagtacaaaaatatttgaaagccCTTTGTGATGGCTGCACTTCATTCAAGTAAACTATATATTAAGAGTGTAGTTTCTAACCCATTGAATCACATAGCGGATGATAAAGGAATATGCTGGCTCCAAGCCTATTTGATTCTATTCTCTTGCTTTTTCCCTACTTAATTATGCAATTCCTTCATCTTAAACAGAATTtattgtttgattctttcttgcTGTCTTTGATTTGGTAGCCTACTCTGTTATGTAGATCAGAATATggttttttcctctctttgctttttcataGTTACAATTTCAAGGTAGGTTCTTTGTCTAGTAGAAATTACGATTACTTCTGTGTGTGACAATTCATCTCCTATCAACCTTATAGGTTGAATGGCTTTTGGGATTGGGGGTGTTTCTGAGACTAATTGAACATTGTGACTTGTGATTCTCTTTACCAGATGCAAGTATTTCACTGTGACAGCTTCATGGACTAACATTAGAGACATTTCTTGAATCGCTATACTAGTGATGATATCCACGAaaccctcaagttcacattgtgtcattttaattaaaaaatatttgaataaatGCTATTGTGTCAAAATTAGATCTTGCCAGTTTGCTTTTTGGTTATTTGGTAATGAAATGAGAACATGCTCTATTTCCTTTGGAccccctttctctttttatctgCAGTACAGAGCTTTCCCACTAATTCTGTAGAATTTGATAATGGTCAGGAAGAAATGCAAAGTTATGTCTATTCACAATCACGATGACCTTAAAATCTAGACCAACTTATCAACAAGATGGTTTGCTTTGATCTTACACCTCTTTGATGCTCTCTctttattctaaattttgtgGTTGAGCAGAGTATGAGGAAAAGATTGATGCTTGCAAGAAGAAAACTGAAGCAGTGAGATCTGAAGTTGCTGGAGATGTTGATATTGACCAACTCCAGAAAGAACTGCAAGAGGAACTTGAGAAGGAACGACTGCTTATGGAGGATTTGAGATAAATATCTAAACAATCCTTTTCGTGATAGCGTTGATGATTCTTTTACACGTTCATTGACaaacaattgattttcaattttgtcttttatgTGTACCAACACAATTGTTGCCAATGAAATTAATGAGCTAGATCTCCAAAGGATTTCCATTGAGGAGAGGAACCAAGTTTTGAAGAAACTTGAGCAAAATGAGCGGAAAGAACAGTAAGTTCATATGCAGAAGCTATTTTATTCTTCAAATTAATAACTCAACAGATTGGATATTTTGAATGTGCATATCTTTTCTGaatgttgaaaaaaaattgcatgaaattgaaaataacatAACATTAAATTGTGTCTGGTATTATAAGTTTGCATCTGCATTTCCTTATATTCTTGCTATTGCGAAAAAAAGCAAGGCTCTGTATGCCTCTCTAACTGTCCATAACAGTGTCTGTTGCTAGCTAATCATTTCTGAAGAACGATTAGTTTGCATCATCACTTTATTGGATGACTTATGTTGTTGAGTAGACATACATTGGAATGGTCACTgtaatctcttctccacctataCAATTTGTGAAATTACATTTCATGTGATTAACACAAGAAGTTTAAAATGCTAGACGGCCCAATCATATTTGTGCTACTTAAGTTGATCTCTGGAGGATGAGGTTAGTAGCATCGGTTGAATCCTACATTTTTGTGCAATAGAAGGATCTAGTTGGCAGCTTGTGTGTGTTCTCTTGTTCATGATCTAATATTTGTGCTAACGGGATAATTGTCTCCTGTGTCCTTTTGCTATAACTCTATTACCACTGAAGAGGGATGTAAGGGGCTGCAGGTTCGTATACAATCGTCAATGAGAACTGTAACCTGGTCTTCAGCATTTATTCACACATAGAGAAGTCTAATTAAAATTCCACTCTTATAGTAAATCTCCTATTCCTTCCCCTCCATATAATCCCAATTTATAATCCATGATATTTATCTACTGGTGCTTTTTAGAATCAGATCATCTTCTGGTAACTACTGCTTCCCCAAGATCAGCAAACTAGCTGGCATTAGTTTTAAGTAGTCGAACTTGGGGGTATGTCCTCGCAGAGTAAGATTGCTTGTATGGATGTTGCAGCATGTTTTCTTATTTCGGAACAGCCCGCTCATTTGCTTTAGGAGTTGTGTACATCTGATCCTCCAAGCACTGGAGCCCAAATACTATCCTTTCAACGACCAACCTGGTCTTCAGCATTTATTCACACATAGAGAAGTCTAATTAAAATTCCACTCTTATAGTAAATCTCCTATTCCTTCCCCTCCATATAATCCCAATTTATAATCCATGATATTTATCTACTGGTGCTTTTTAGAATCAGATCATCTTCTGGTAACTACTGCTTCCCAAGATCAGCAAACTAGCTGGCATTAGTTTTAAGTAGTCGAACTTGGGGGTATGTCCTCGCAGAGTAAGATTGCTTGTATGGATGTTGCAGCATGTTTTCTTATTTCGGAACAGCCCGCTCATTTGCTTTAGGAGTTGTGTACATCTGATCCTCCAAGCACTGGAGCCCAAATACTATCCTTTCAACGACCAACCCCCTAAATGCACAAAAGAATGAAAAGCGTAGTGAATAGTAGCTAAGAAGTAAGAACATTGCCATCAAAGTCGTATAGGTCCAGAAATAATCTCTTTTTAAGCTGCTATTTTATCATAATGTGAAGGACACTGTCAAAGTTCTGCAATTGTTAGCCCAAATGTGTTTTATAACCCTAAAGTGTAGCTTAAGCACCAGCCAGAATGTATATGACCCACTTTTGTGGCCAATTCGTAGAGTTCATTTGATTTCTTGCTTCCTAGTATTTATGTATTATCTGATCATATCCTTAAATTCTTTGTTCTTATGCACTTTTTGGATGTGTGTGCTGTGTGCATGCTTGCTTAGGTTGATTTTTGCTTGTCTTTATGCATTTTTTTGCAGGAATAGGCAATGAAATTTGCATAACGTGATGCTCAaagttattttgttttcttatcaATTGGTCTTATAGCATGACTGTTTCAATGTAGCCTTTTCCCCCTTTGTGCTCCTGTGGTCTCATGCACAATGTGCACACACAATAAGGTTCTCTCATGTTTTTTCACAATTAATATCCTTTTGTTCTGCCTAATTTCGCAGTATGAGTCTTTTGATGTATGCTTCTGTGACGAAGATCATCCCAAACTTGGATGATAGCTCCAAAATTGCAGGGTGTATCCTTTCAATTGTTCTTGTTCATGTACTCTAATGTGGTGGCCACTGACTAGAGTTCACCGTTCTCCCCAGATCAGTCGGTCCTTGAATCTCAATAACCAAAGATATTGTTGACAGGGAGAAAAGGGTGGTGGATGAGTTTGAGTTCGACTCAACAAAGATGACCACCTTTGACACGTGCACCAATATCTGGAGGATGATTAGTAACTCATAGATATTAGACGGCAATACAGCACGTCTACTCACTCTACATTTATCTGGCTGCCGGAGATTCTGCTTGAGCTCCCCTTCATGCATCGTCTCTTCTTTTCATTCACCATGTAAAGGGTAAGGTGAATGGGCTCCTTCAGAAGAACCCGATTGGATTGTCCCGATCTTGGGGGATCTGTTGATTCCTCTCTTTATCAGTGAAAGTACTCACAGGAATGAAGTGTGATCAGCGCGTTTTTCTGTATCATATGTGTTCTCGACCAATCAGTGGTTGAGGTGGGGGATGGGACTCCATTGACTGCTTCACCGTATTTCTGGGTATTCCATTCTAACAAAACTGTGTCAAGATTGGGGAAGAACTTGTACGTGCAATCATTCTTCTGTTTCATAAGTGATTCGTATCAGTAGCTTTAGAAATTTGTAGGCCTATAGAAATTTTGAACTGGTTGTAAATGCAGGTTTTGGTGTGTATTCTTGTAAATCATACCGTGCTACCATCTCTTGAGATAATCCAtgttttttactttattttttatgatcaacttctaatttttttttaaagaaaggggtaaaaaaaaaaaaaaaaatcaaattgtgccTATTGTATTGTCAAAATCCCGAAACTTGTCCATTGTAATATAAATATTCTCTATCTTTCTGTGTCACGAAAAAGTTTAATTTTGTCCATTATTTCATATGATGTATACTAATAGTATACCACCTTGATATAAGTTTAGGATATTTGTATTATAATGAGTAAGTTTAGGGTTATAGcaccaaaaaaaaggttttggatatttatattattgatggtataatttgagattttttttaggattaatactctgaaaaactctaaattggtatacatctgacaaatttacctcaaattatttttttgattacaaaaaacccaaaacttgtatacttttgacaaatttaccataaactggtacacttgtgacaaatttatcatctattagttttcgttaaattttactgtcaaattattaagttaaatgacacatgacagTTGACTGATatttaccaatttgggattttttgttccgtttgtcacaatttacaatttttgtgatttttttgtggtattaattcaatttagcggatggtatatttgttacaaatttagcaggttggggttttttgcggtcgaataaattagtttggggtaaatttgttataaatgtataagtttatggttttttatggtcatgggtaaatttgtcacaggtctattaatttggggtttttcatggtcaaaaaatagtttagggtaaatttgtcacaaatataccagtttggggtttttcaggatattaatcttttttttttatggcattaacaaagagtaaaaaatctcattgcttctaaattttttgactagTTCAACTCGCTAGTAAAGTAAGGGGTTATAATAACAaagagacaagaaaataaaaatctatcttTGTAGCATTTCTTTATTCCAATAACGCAAATAAATTTAAACGCGTTTTGATTTGACACTCTAGGAATCCATCTATGTTTTTGCTTTAGGAAGATGATACATCATGGGCATTTCAGGTAACATGCAAGTGTTACTCcttattttggcatttttaatatttcagtTTTGGCCTTGATTAGCAAAGTGCCACAGGCTCACAGATACTCTCGAGTTATGAATTAGTTGTAGAAACCAAAGAGGGATGCTTAGGTTACAATTTTGAATCTATTATTATATGTTTGCTTGAGCCCCTGAAAGGTTAACGCAAAATAAGCAAACCTTTGCTCAATGTCTCCAAGCTATATTATCTCGGTCTAATTCTAGTCACCGGATAAATGTAACTTTCATGAACGAAAACTTTAGACTGATGGTTCAAATTGTAATTCTGCTCCATGTACTTGTTGATATAGGAATCACGCCTAGATTGGTCGGATGGAATGACTTGAATTATTGTTGGAGAATTGGAGAATTGGAGAATGGTGTACACATTAAAGATGTGAGAAAAACACAACTCAGATTCTTgctattttgcaaaatataaatgatctagaaaaaaattcttaaaaataattatttatatcacttaCAAAATGCTTTTGAGTCTCTAATCACTTAATCTTGCTTGCTATTCCTATGAATATATAATTAATCGCCTTATTTTTCCTCATAAGTTAGATGGATTGTAATTAAATGGCAACATCTTCaaccgaaaaataaataaataagtaaaataaaaaagcaacaTCTAACACCATGTCATTTTGGCAAgttatattttatgtttgaaTATTTCTCTTCATTATAGATaattacttctttattttgttaattaaagtAATATCAAGAAATCATGGGAAAACATTCGTTTAAGAGCGAAAAGTGTACCAAAtcaagattttcctttttctggctCGGGCATtaactatttgaaaaaaatcatacaattgGTGCATAAATTTTGgctcaatatataatatgacCCTTAAAATTTTAACTTGTCTAATGTAGTTCTTGAAATTTAGCTCGATATATAATgtgattcctaaatttttaatttgttcaatgtggtccattaatttttaatttattcaatttagtccctaaactatattaaaattaatggaGGGACTAGCGtgaacatatttttatataattccgGAATTGTATTAAACATGTATTAAAGGTTTAGGgacatattgaacaaattaaaagttcggtGATTATATTCACACATTACTCGTTAGGCTAGAGTTTAGAGACCATTTGTATATTTATCCATAACTCTTAGTAGCACAAACCATTTGATCATCACTCTTGTTTGCTACTCCTACTGACATATCACAAATCGACCCTTTTATTTCTTAGCAATCAGAAAAGCGAAGTCCTCACCATTTTATTTTGGTAAAGTATATTCTACCTTTGATGTTATTATTGAGAGCATTCAGAAAAGCGAAAAATTAGaccaaattgcaattttttttttttctgatcacgaggcattttgttaatttttaaaaatacatcgACAATGTGTATTTGTTTAGGCGAGCAAGAATCGCAAATAATAGATAAACAACCGAACATCCATTCACCAAGAAACTAAATACACAAATATTTTTAGcgataaataataataatctctaGATAAACAATATCATCAATCGTCTGTAATGATCTGTTCGATAAGCATTTCTCTGTATACATAAAAAGTGTTAAaattccccccaaaaaaaaaaagaattttgagtattatgaaacaatttctttttttttaaaaagaaataaatcgtGGTAGTCTTAGACAAGGAGCAAGAATCCGACGGATCGCTTGCTTATATGAACAGACCAATGACAAGGAGCCGATCACTGCCGACTCGGCGAAGCCAACTTTGTTGCTGATGGCGCCACTGTCCCTAGAAGCAAGCGTCGTGGCCGGCAGTGTTGCGATCGACGGCGCAGGAGCCTCGGGAAGGGAGATGACGGGGCAGCCGCCCGAGGGGGGTGATGGGGGAGAGGTGACGGGGCCGAGGGAGGAGACAGGGTAGAAGCCGGCGGTGGGGTCGTCGGCGTCATCGCCAGAGAAGATGACGACGAGGGGGACTTGGAGGGGGTGAGGGCCAACGATGAGGCGGGGCTCTATGCCACCGCCAGGCTGGCAAGGAGGACCGCTAGTGCCACCAAAGGGAGCAATGCGCTTGAGccagccatggaagaagagcttcttagagagagaaagagaattgaaacttAGAGTCCATTCATTTTGTGGAAAGTAGgccatttccggaaaatattttttcagaagtcatttttcaggaaaatgacaatattttctggtgtttggttaaaacctgaaaatgtttcggaaaatatttttcgatattcggtaaggaaaatattttttaagactTCACTACTTAAGCATGCATCACTTACCGACTTATAAATCTATCAAATATGAACCTGCCTTTAAATCCAGGCAAACTTACTTCATATCTTTATTCCCTCATTGATGCCAAGCGCTCGATttactctaaaaaaaatttTCGTATGAATtctaaaaagaagcaaagcatgtacaacCCTCATGAGAATTTTCCAGTTGAGTAGCCTATTCTCCCCGATttactctaaaaaaaatttTCGTATGAATtctaaaaagaagcaaagcatgtacaacCCTCATGAGAATTTTCCAGTTGAGTAGCCTATTCTCCCCTTgcgtcttttgtgttctaataaataaaagaaaaaagaagcaaagcatgtagagtcatttacttgagcaatgtATTACTATATGGTagaataaataagaaaatgataagcaagagtGCAGAGCGCAAGCTTGAGATCAACGAGCTTGAGGTTCGTTTGGCAATggccgacgactagccaagaaagaacaagatgggaaacaaagaaaagaaaaaaaagaaaagaaaaggaaaaggaaaaggaaaaggaaattaaaaataattcgaattaaaaaagaaaaagaaaattaaaaaataattcaaacaaaaaaaagaaaagaagaaaaagaaggggaggaggaagtgaggatttatagaggtgtgagataagagatatcaagtgaggaaaatgttttccacttttcaaaagtggaaacatttttccttaatttaaaagacttttttcctttcatggagaacattttccccaaggaattcattttccgtgaaacgaacgtcGGACATTTtcccgaaaattatttttcgcaaaacgaaCAGAGCCTTAGTGAGAGAAGATCTACTGATTGGAGCGAGCATCTTCGGGTGTGATTGACGACGAGGAGAGTGACGGTATTTATAGAAGGTTTCGCGCTTCAAGTCGGTGTTGGTGAGTTCCGTGCTGGGGTGGAGTTCATCAGAGTCGACCGTTGGATCCGCATTATAATCGGAAACCCTCGAATCCAACGGCTGagatttatttgtattttctgACCGCATGGCCAATCAACGATGCATTTCTTCGTCCTGCAAGGTGATGCCAGCCGGTAGCTGGGGTTTAGTGGCGACAGTTGTAAAGGGTTATGTCTCTTTAGCACATTCTAACAGCCCAAAGATAAATTCACAGCACATCGACATCTAAGTGGGTGCATCTTTCGCGATTAGGGTATTTTCAATAAgtattaatatcataaaaaatcttaaattgatatatataatactttaaattgattttttttattataaaaaattctaaattgatattcttgtgataaatttaccatccgAAGGTACAACACTAGGTAGTCGGTTATGCAGATTGTGCTATTAGGTGTGCTAGTGTTGTAGTAAGCATTTCATCTATCCTTACTCGTGGAAGATTATTATATCTGCCTACCCAACGATAGTTAGGATCGAAATCCTAATGTGATGTCTACCTTCACCATCATAGGGTCGACTAATTCCCTATCTATCTTTGTCTTCCCAACAGAGAGGGAATATGGGGGTAACATTACGAGGTCTCCCACCCCAGGCAGATTTCCCACTTATTTCTTCTCCTCTTGAgtcttttaaggacttgctcaagTCTTATTTTCAATAAGtatttaatatcatgaaaaatcttaaattgatacatatataattttttatcataaaaaaattataaattgatattcttgtgataaatttatcattcattattttcagttaaattagattaaatcatgaaaaatcacatcCGTTATTAAcaattaaacaaaattttttttaatgaaaataattgaAGTTAAACTTGTCACTGatatataaatttgagattttttgtggtattaacctttGTAATAATATCGAGTATTATCTCTTATGTcagcaatttctaatttttgaaacaaaaaaactttCGAGTTAAGAATTGATTGTAGAACTAAAGGGATGATGCTTGGTTAGAAATCGATGAATTGATTATGTGTCCACAAGTTATGTATCCAAGTATAGTTTCTAGTCATTGAAACTAATTACACTTGAaagttataaaacttgtcacaaaaagtTCTACTATTTGAGTTTcgaaacttttaaaaagtgtaattaagtcccaaaaactattaaattgatgcaatcaagGTCCTCCATTATCtccatttaattttaaaatagaaaataccaATGTGACTTTTCTCAAGACACGTGACGTCGATGTGGCGTTTATGGAACattgaatcaaggaaaaaatatttgaaaatttgaaaaggtaaTATTCAAAAATAACGTATTAGTAGACTGGTTGTTTCCCCATCAATTACCGACGATCTAACTGGTTTGATCAGCCTTCAAACTGATTGGGCTCCAACTTTATATCCACCATCCTTGAATAAGATATCATCATCTGCACGCTTTTTCTCTGCCATAATGAGTTTGCATTTCTTCCGggaatttctttctttgtacTATGTCGATTTCACCACTCAAGTGACCAATACGGTCCATGCAATGTGATTCtttaacttttactttattttacaTCATTTTCGTACTTTTACCGTAACATGCAAATGCCATTTTAGAAACTTTAATTCGTATAATGTGGTCCCGAAACAATCATATTTCCATATGC
The sequence above is drawn from the Eucalyptus grandis isolate ANBG69807.140 chromosome 11, ASM1654582v1, whole genome shotgun sequence genome and encodes:
- the LOC120289572 gene encoding kinetochore protein SPC24 homolog; the protein is MGDSSRSIDLEKLVSYSDDLAQVLRDDKDVAALAQCLRHSDALRYSYDADLAGLRSSILEYEEKIDACKKKTEAVRSEVAGDVDIDQLQKELQEELEKERLLMEDLRIVANEINELDLQRISIEERNQVLKKLEQNERKEQEKRVVDEFEFDSTKMTTFDTCTNIWRMISNS